From the genome of Impatiens glandulifera chromosome 9, dImpGla2.1, whole genome shotgun sequence, one region includes:
- the LOC124915425 gene encoding high affinity nitrate transporter 2.7: MEPENQNPYSINVDSDLKATEFRLFSISSPHMKAFHLAWFSLFACFFSTFSIPPLLAVIRQDINLSDSDIGTAGIASFLGSIFSRLAMGPICDFIGPRTASAVISILTAPAILSMSFVSTAKSFILIRFFIGFSLANFIANQFWMSCMFSGNVVGLANGFAAGWANVGGGFTQLIMPLIYSFISNFLNIPSSTAWRISFIFPAIFQILTAVLVLTFGQDLPDGKYKRPPIRNSIDPINNKRVVIDVILNGFSNYRGWILGLIYGSCFGVELTTDNILAGYFYNRFGVDVKAAGAIAASFGLMNLVSRPGGGVISDEMGRRFGMRGRLWGLWIVLAMAGAFCVLLGRVNSLWGSVIVMCLFSLFVQAASGLTFGVVPFVSKRSLGVISGMTGCGGTVGAVVTQLVLFSGSQKFSTQEGISLMGIFMIASSMSIGFIYFPHLGGMFCAPNSLYPSDPNYHLLH; encoded by the exons ATGGAACCAGAAAACCAAAATCCATACTCCATTAACGTCGATTCCGACCTCAAAGCCACCGAATTCCGCCTCTTCTCCATTTCCTCCCCTCACATGAAAGCCTTTCATCTAGCTTGGTTCTCTCTCTTCGCCTGTTTCTTCTCCACTTTCTCCATCCCACCACTCCTCGCCGTCATCCGTCAAGACATAAACCTCTCCGATTCCGACATCGGCACCGCCGGAATCGCCTCCTTCCTCGGTTCCATCTTCTCACGTCTAGCCATGGGTCCAATCTGCGACTTCATCGGCCCACGCACCGCCTCCGCCGTCATCTCCATCCTCACCGCACCGGCAATCCTCTCAATGTCATTCGTCTCCACCGCAAAATCATTTATCCTCATCCGCTTCTTCATCGGTTTCTCACTCGCAAACTTCATCGCAAATCAATTCTGGATGAGTTGTATGTTCTCCGGCAACGTAGTCGGCTTAGCCAACGGCTTCGCCGCCGGTTGGGCCAACGTCGGCGGCGGTTTTACCCAACTTATAATGCCTTTAATTTACTCATTCATCTCCAATTTCTTAAACATCCCATCTTCTACCGCCTGGCGTATTTCCTTCATCTTCCCTGCAATCTTCCAAATTCTCACCGCCGTTTTAGTATTAACCTTCGGACAAGACCTGCCGGACGGAAAATACAAAAGACCACCAATTCGAAATTCAATCGATCCAATTAACAACAAAAGGGTAGTAATCGACGTTATCTTAAATGGGTTTTCAAATTACAGAGGATGGATATTGGGTTTGATATACGGATCATGTTTCGGCGTAGAATTAACTACCGACAACATACTAGCTGGGTATTTCTATAACCGGTTCGGCGTTGATGTAAAGGCGGCGGGGGCGATTGCGGCGAGTTTTGGGTTGATGAATTTAGTGTCAAGACCGGGTGGCGGTGTGATTTCAGATGAGATGGGGAGGCGATTTGGGATGAGAGGGAGATTATGGGGGTTGTGGATAGTATTAGCAATGGCCGGAGCGTTTTGCGTTTTGTTGGGAAGGGTAAACTCGTTATGGGGATCGGTTATAGTGATGTGTTTGTTTTCATTGTTTGTTCAAGCTGCTTCTGGTCTGACATTTGGTGTGGTTCCTTTTGTTTCTAAAAG GTCTTTGGGAGTGATATCTGGTATGACGGGATGTGGTGGGACGGTGGGAGCTGTGGTGACGCAATTGGTTCTGTTTTCAGGATCGCAGAAATTCTCGACACAAGAAGGAATTTCTTTAATGGGGATCTTTATGATTGCGTCATCTATGTCTATAGGTTTCATTTACTTTCCTCACTTGGGTGGAATGTTTTGTGCCCCTAATTCCCTCTACCCATCTGATCCAAACTACCATTTGCtccattaa